From a single Fusobacterium ulcerans ATCC 49185 genomic region:
- the lsrF gene encoding 3-hydroxy-5-phosphonooxypentane-2,4-dione thiolase, with product MADQFGNKLAKDYMTDVPFENNKSFYVKGMENMDWGMKSRLAKIFNPKSGRTVMLAFDHGYIMGSTAGLERLDLAIPPLAEDVDVFMATRGAMRTCIPPYFDKGLALRVTAGGSVLDDDMSYEVIGVDIEDAIRMNATCMAVQTFIGAPGQKESIANLTKTIDMGNRYGIPVMGVVAVGKQMERTTKYFLLATRILAELGAHIIKTYYCEDFDKVVAACPVPIVVAGGKKLPEDEALEMTYNAIRQGAAGVDMGRNIFQAEDPKAMAKAVAKVVHENYTGKEAYDYYLSIKK from the coding sequence ATGGCAGATCAATTTGGAAATAAATTAGCAAAGGACTATATGACAGATGTCCCTTTTGAAAATAATAAATCATTTTATGTAAAAGGAATGGAGAATATGGACTGGGGAATGAAATCTCGTCTAGCTAAAATATTCAATCCTAAAAGTGGAAGAACAGTTATGCTGGCTTTTGATCATGGATATATAATGGGGTCAACTGCTGGATTAGAGAGATTAGATTTAGCTATTCCCCCTTTAGCAGAAGATGTGGATGTTTTTATGGCAACAAGAGGAGCTATGAGAACTTGTATACCTCCATATTTTGATAAAGGCTTAGCACTTAGAGTAACAGCAGGAGGTTCTGTACTTGATGATGACATGAGCTATGAAGTAATAGGGGTAGATATAGAAGATGCTATCCGTATGAATGCTACATGTATGGCAGTACAGACTTTTATAGGAGCACCAGGACAAAAAGAGTCTATTGCCAACCTTACAAAGACTATTGATATGGGAAATAGATATGGGATACCTGTAATGGGAGTTGTAGCAGTAGGAAAACAGATGGAAAGAACAACTAAATATTTCCTTCTTGCAACAAGAATACTAGCTGAATTAGGAGCTCATATAATAAAAACTTATTATTGTGAAGATTTTGATAAAGTAGTAGCAGCTTGCCCTGTACCTATTGTGGTAGCTGGAGGGAAAAAGCTTCCAGAAGATGAAGCTTTAGAAATGACATATAATGCTATAAGACAAGGTGCAGCAGGAGTAGATATGGGAAGAAATATATTCCAAGCTGAAGATCCTAAGGCTATGGCTAAAGCAGTAGCAAAAGTAGTTCATGAAAATTATACTGGTAAAGAAGCTTATGACTATTATCTAAGTATTAAAAAATAA
- a CDS encoding DUF6678 family protein: MDIVLKRKIKKIVDEKRLYRIISNSKWCDLLLAMETEMPFEPPFILKRLDEEAPPEEPPFEDHMVFFGDWSFESICKGNFFVIDWIKIYPYYYAHQRYMDKPKKVNAAKKLKEILEAYAIPYTIKNELFIISGYNR, encoded by the coding sequence TTGGATATTGTTCTAAAAAGAAAAATAAAAAAAATAGTAGATGAAAAAAGATTATACAGGATAATAAGTAATTCAAAATGGTGTGACCTTCTCTTAGCTATGGAAACTGAAATGCCTTTTGAACCTCCATTCATCTTAAAACGTCTTGATGAAGAAGCTCCCCCAGAAGAACCTCCCTTTGAAGATCATATGGTCTTTTTTGGAGATTGGTCATTTGAAAGTATCTGTAAAGGAAATTTTTTTGTTATTGATTGGATAAAAATATACCCTTATTATTATGCACATCAAAGATATATGGACAAGCCTAAAAAAGTAAATGCTGCAAAAAAACTTAAAGAAATATTAGAAGCATATGCTATTCCATATACTATTAAAAATGAATTATTTATTATCTCAGGATATAATAGATAA
- a CDS encoding dihydroxyacetone kinase subunit DhaK, with protein MKMKKFINDPSNLTQELLEGLALSNQDIIELTEGTRLVVNKKLKDADRVTIVTLGGTGHEPAISGFVGEGMVDISVPGDIFAAPGPQPCFEAIKIADKGKGVLFVVLNHAGDMLTANLTMKMVKKAGLNVIKVVTQDDVANAPRENADDRRGLVGCVPLYKIAGAAAAEGKSLEEVAEIAQKFADNMATIAVAAKGATHPSTGGVIAELDEDDMEIGMGQHGEGGGGRMPLKTADETAQIMLDALLKDLDIKTGEKLLVVINGTGATTLMEQLIVFRKCYNYLKEKGIEVVANAVGELLTVQEQAGFQMMIARMDDELVHYWNQPCNTPYFKK; from the coding sequence ATGAAAATGAAAAAATTCATCAATGATCCAAGTAATTTAACACAAGAACTTTTAGAGGGATTGGCACTTTCTAATCAAGATATTATTGAATTGACTGAGGGAACAAGATTAGTAGTAAATAAAAAATTAAAAGATGCAGACAGAGTGACTATAGTAACTCTTGGTGGAACTGGACATGAGCCTGCTATCAGTGGATTTGTAGGAGAAGGAATGGTAGATATTTCTGTACCAGGAGATATTTTTGCTGCACCTGGACCACAACCATGTTTTGAAGCTATCAAAATAGCTGATAAAGGAAAAGGAGTACTTTTTGTAGTATTAAATCATGCTGGAGATATGCTGACTGCTAACCTTACTATGAAAATGGTAAAAAAAGCTGGATTGAATGTAATAAAAGTAGTTACTCAAGATGATGTGGCTAATGCACCTAGAGAAAATGCTGATGACAGAAGAGGACTTGTTGGATGTGTACCTTTATATAAAATAGCTGGAGCAGCCGCTGCAGAAGGAAAATCTTTAGAAGAAGTAGCAGAAATAGCTCAGAAATTTGCTGACAATATGGCAACTATAGCAGTAGCAGCAAAAGGAGCTACTCATCCAAGCACAGGTGGAGTTATAGCAGAACTTGATGAAGATGATATGGAAATTGGAATGGGTCAGCATGGAGAAGGTGGAGGAGGAAGAATGCCTCTTAAAACTGCTGATGAAACAGCTCAAATTATGCTTGATGCTCTATTAAAAGATTTAGATATCAAAACAGGAGAAAAATTATTAGTAGTTATTAATGGAACTGGGGCAACTACTCTTATGGAACAATTAATAGTATTTAGAAAGTGCTATAATTACCTAAAAGAAAAAGGAATAGAAGTTGTGGCTAATGCAGTTGGAGAATTATTGACAGTTCAGGAGCAGGCAGGATTCCAAATGATGATAGCAAGAATGGATGACGAACTTGTTCATTACTGGAATCAACCATGTAATACACCATATTTTAAAAAGTAA
- a CDS encoding class-II fumarase/aspartase family protein, with product MRALYDSKSKTMNYFGIKELMSKEAKYQAWLDIEAALAKAQGEFGIIPKEAAENIGKAAKVEYIDFKLMDEIYKKIGHGFVPFVKVFIKACDEISGESESSKYIHYGVTTQNIQQSGQLIVLKQIHEKYLLICSKILDNLAKLAENNKDSVMAGRTHGKHATPITYGYKVSVWISDILTSVERMKEVEKRTFKIMMGGAVGAFNTVGETGRKVQDRVAEILGMYSMDVPSRNITSHKEEYIMGLALLANNCHKIAEEVYSTSIEEYGEISEAYEEGTVGSSTMPQKINPKLAKGIIANSQKLYSIVPLGLYSGSRPFEADSSSYMLFDAALEEAMELITEVLLRTEELTRTVQVFKERMYQNVLNNKGLDNSEYIMMKIAEKLGKDKAHSIIYELAIKSEVEHKEYFQLLKENEIISSAFSEEEIKSMLKPENYIGLSSELAVEMAEKARKKAEEIRK from the coding sequence ATGAGAGCACTCTATGATTCAAAGAGTAAGACAATGAATTATTTTGGTATAAAGGAATTGATGTCTAAAGAAGCTAAATATCAAGCATGGCTGGATATAGAAGCTGCTCTGGCAAAAGCTCAGGGAGAATTTGGAATAATACCTAAGGAAGCTGCTGAAAATATTGGAAAAGCAGCTAAGGTAGAATATATAGATTTTAAATTGATGGATGAGATATACAAAAAGATAGGACATGGGTTCGTTCCATTTGTAAAAGTTTTCATAAAAGCTTGTGATGAAATATCTGGAGAAAGTGAAAGTTCAAAATATATTCATTATGGTGTAACCACTCAAAATATACAGCAGAGCGGACAGCTTATTGTATTGAAACAAATACATGAAAAATATCTTTTGATTTGCTCTAAAATACTTGATAATCTAGCTAAACTTGCTGAGAATAATAAAGATTCGGTAATGGCTGGAAGGACGCATGGAAAACATGCCACTCCAATAACTTATGGATATAAGGTATCTGTATGGATAAGTGATATTCTTACAAGTGTAGAGAGAATGAAAGAAGTGGAGAAGAGGACTTTCAAAATAATGATGGGGGGAGCAGTTGGAGCTTTTAATACAGTAGGAGAAACTGGGAGAAAAGTTCAGGACAGAGTGGCTGAAATACTTGGAATGTACTCTATGGATGTGCCTTCAAGAAATATAACAAGCCACAAAGAAGAATATATAATGGGACTGGCTCTTTTAGCAAACAACTGTCATAAAATAGCTGAGGAAGTATATAGTACTTCAATAGAGGAATATGGAGAAATATCAGAGGCTTATGAAGAGGGAACTGTGGGAAGCAGTACAATGCCTCAAAAAATTAACCCAAAACTTGCTAAGGGAATAATAGCTAATTCACAAAAACTTTATTCAATAGTACCACTGGGATTATATTCAGGAAGCAGACCTTTTGAAGCTGACAGCTCATCATATATGCTTTTTGATGCAGCATTGGAAGAAGCTATGGAACTGATAACAGAGGTGCTGTTAAGAACTGAGGAACTTACTAGAACAGTACAGGTATTTAAAGAAAGAATGTATCAGAATGTTCTTAACAATAAAGGGCTGGATAATAGTGAGTATATTATGATGAAGATAGCAGAGAAATTAGGAAAAGATAAGGCTCATTCAATAATTTATGAGTTGGCTATAAAATCAGAGGTAGAACATAAGGAGTATTTTCAGCTGTTAAAAGAAAATGAGATAATTTCATCAGCTTTTAGTGAGGAAGAGATAAAAAGTATGCTCAAACCTGAAAACTATATAGGATTATCTAGTGAACTAGCAGTGGAAATGGCAGAAAAGGCAAGAAAAAAAGCAGAAGAAATTAGAAAATAA
- a CDS encoding PTS transporter subunit EIIC gives MKNSFKDNVQVFGRSLLLPIAVMAPIGMVMGITGALTQSYMISRFPFLGNEFLNMLINSLKSITSVVFDNIPLLFAMGVAYGMSKKEKGIAVFAAVLAYLTLNIVMNVYLKTTGLLVTKGMSQVGQGIVLGIHTLKIDAAGGIISGLVAAKITDRFYKLELPLAFAFFSGKKSVPIITFMVMIPVGIVVPVVWGVITKVLLKSSFIFMNDKFGLAVYWFLHRSLIPFGLHHVLASIVRFTEAGGTYMIEGQAYIGILNAVNHVLFVLGPQSPYWNELMPKLTSYLGAGQMLTTLFRVPAIGLAMYHTSYARNKKIAGGVILTVVLTAFLGNVTEPLEFSFLFIAPQLFVVYAVLCGIMALPLNFLNVSIGYIRGTIFDFGIFGLLYENTHWVQLILLGIVNFVVFYLVFRFAITKFNLETPGREQGEMEDNRNNQYLKEKQYGKVAEIVVEGLGGKDNIVNAENCITRLRVDIKNKELINQAKLKEAGASGIFFPQEKHIHVVFGPYVEFVKNAVDDYLKK, from the coding sequence ATGAAAAATAGTTTTAAAGATAATGTACAAGTCTTTGGTAGATCATTGCTTCTTCCAATAGCAGTAATGGCTCCAATAGGAATGGTAATGGGGATAACAGGAGCATTAACACAAAGTTATATGATTTCAAGATTTCCATTTTTAGGAAATGAATTTTTAAATATGCTTATCAACAGTTTGAAAAGTATAACAAGTGTGGTTTTTGATAATATTCCTTTATTATTTGCAATGGGTGTGGCATATGGTATGTCAAAAAAAGAAAAAGGAATAGCTGTATTTGCTGCTGTTCTTGCATATCTTACTTTGAATATTGTTATGAATGTATATCTGAAGACAACAGGTCTTCTTGTGACAAAGGGAATGTCACAGGTAGGTCAGGGAATAGTTTTAGGAATACATACTTTAAAAATAGATGCTGCTGGAGGTATTATCAGTGGACTTGTAGCTGCAAAGATAACTGACAGATTCTATAAGCTTGAACTTCCATTGGCTTTTGCTTTTTTCAGTGGTAAAAAATCAGTGCCTATTATAACATTTATGGTAATGATACCAGTAGGAATTGTAGTACCAGTTGTATGGGGAGTTATTACAAAAGTTCTGCTGAAATCTTCTTTCATCTTTATGAATGATAAATTTGGATTAGCAGTTTACTGGTTCTTGCACAGATCACTTATTCCATTTGGACTGCACCATGTACTTGCTTCTATAGTCAGATTTACAGAAGCTGGGGGAACATATATGATAGAGGGGCAAGCATATATTGGAATATTGAATGCTGTAAATCATGTACTGTTTGTATTAGGACCTCAAAGTCCTTATTGGAACGAACTTATGCCTAAATTAACAAGTTATCTGGGTGCAGGGCAGATGCTTACAACTCTATTTAGAGTACCAGCAATAGGGCTTGCAATGTATCATACTTCTTATGCAAGAAATAAAAAGATAGCTGGAGGGGTTATCCTTACAGTTGTACTTACAGCTTTTCTTGGAAATGTTACTGAGCCTTTAGAATTTTCATTTCTGTTTATAGCTCCTCAATTATTCGTTGTGTATGCTGTCCTTTGTGGAATAATGGCACTTCCATTGAATTTCTTAAATGTATCAATTGGATATATTAGAGGGACTATATTTGACTTTGGAATATTTGGACTGCTATACGAAAATACACACTGGGTACAGCTCATCCTTTTAGGTATTGTAAACTTTGTGGTATTCTATTTAGTATTCAGATTTGCAATTACTAAATTCAATCTTGAAACTCCAGGTAGGGAGCAGGGAGAAATGGAAGACAACAGAAATAATCAATACCTGAAAGAAAAACAATATGGAAAAGTAGCTGAAATAGTGGTAGAGGGTCTTGGTGGAAAAGATAATATAGTAAATGCAGAGAACTGTATAACTAGATTAAGAGTGGATATAAAGAATAAAGAGCTTATCAATCAGGCAAAATTAAAAGAAGCAGGGGCTTCTGGAATATTCTTCCCACAAGAAAAGCATATCCATGTGGTATTTGGACCATATGTTGAATTTGTAAAAAATGCTGTTGATGACTATCTTAAAAAATAA
- a CDS encoding FAD-binding protein: protein MKKLTSLAASVVLGTLLIAFSCFAAEKTTTEAVASGFGGDIKIEVVTEGKKIEDIKLISHKETSHLMDRAFPIIKERILEAQSPIVDSVSGASYTSFAVKRAVADAMKKNGIDFGRITFKTKAPEQPAAILEDVNTDLVIIGGGPAGLAAAISAKESGVKNVIIIEKLDILSGNGKFDMNFFDMINSQAQKANGINDTIEAFIKDKTNPRDTIERTKAQAEGAYVLDEWLRSFGVNLNYNYGLRNHMAEADAYAGAHIQDGMEKRVNELGVDIRTGTKGLDLIMKDGNAVGVKVQQKNNTYNINAKAVIIATGGFSANKEYLAKFAPGSERVQTSNQMGATGDFIPVFEKNNLKMENMEVLSVFKTIINPTRDLTGAGDGFIFVNKNGERFADESQSGLPTAYTILDQPESKVFYIYDQDLYDSSYRLQKHTAQGLHTKAATLEELAAKLNIPAETLKKTVADFNKAVRGEMKDPFREKPTKKEFKAEGPYYGVQVESAIHMTKGGVAANEKAEVLHKDGHVVKGLYAAGEVTNTTGAYSAAVVFGRIAGQEAAKYINK, encoded by the coding sequence ATGAAAAAATTAACTTCATTAGCTGCTTCTGTTGTTCTAGGAACACTTCTTATAGCTTTCAGCTGTTTTGCTGCTGAAAAAACTACTACTGAAGCTGTTGCATCAGGATTTGGAGGAGATATTAAAATCGAAGTTGTAACTGAAGGAAAAAAAATTGAGGATATCAAGCTTATCTCTCATAAAGAAACTTCACATTTAATGGATAGAGCTTTCCCTATTATTAAAGAAAGAATACTTGAAGCTCAGTCACCTATTGTTGACAGTGTATCTGGGGCTTCTTATACATCTTTTGCAGTAAAAAGAGCTGTTGCTGATGCTATGAAAAAAAATGGTATAGATTTTGGAAGAATAACTTTTAAAACTAAAGCACCAGAGCAGCCTGCTGCTATATTAGAGGATGTAAATACTGACCTTGTAATTATCGGAGGTGGGCCTGCTGGACTTGCTGCTGCCATATCTGCTAAAGAATCAGGGGTAAAAAATGTAATTATTATTGAAAAACTGGATATACTTAGTGGTAATGGAAAATTTGATATGAACTTCTTTGATATGATTAATTCACAAGCTCAAAAAGCTAATGGAATAAATGATACTATTGAAGCTTTTATTAAAGATAAAACTAATCCAAGAGATACTATAGAACGTACAAAAGCACAAGCTGAAGGTGCATATGTCCTTGATGAATGGTTGAGAAGCTTTGGTGTAAATCTTAATTACAACTATGGATTGAGAAATCATATGGCAGAAGCTGATGCTTATGCTGGAGCTCACATTCAAGATGGTATGGAGAAAAGAGTAAATGAATTAGGTGTAGATATTCGTACTGGCACTAAAGGACTTGACCTTATTATGAAAGATGGAAATGCTGTAGGTGTAAAAGTACAGCAGAAAAACAATACTTATAACATCAATGCAAAAGCTGTTATTATTGCTACTGGTGGATTCTCTGCTAATAAAGAATATCTTGCTAAATTTGCTCCTGGTTCTGAGAGAGTTCAAACTTCAAATCAAATGGGAGCAACTGGAGATTTTATTCCTGTATTTGAGAAAAATAATTTAAAAATGGAAAATATGGAAGTTCTAAGTGTATTTAAAACTATAATTAATCCTACAAGAGATCTTACAGGTGCTGGGGATGGATTTATATTTGTAAATAAAAATGGTGAAAGATTTGCAGATGAAAGCCAATCTGGACTGCCTACTGCTTACACTATACTTGATCAGCCTGAAAGTAAAGTTTTTTATATTTATGACCAAGATCTTTATGATTCTAGCTATCGTTTACAAAAGCATACAGCTCAAGGACTTCATACAAAAGCTGCTACTCTTGAGGAATTAGCTGCAAAGTTAAATATTCCAGCTGAAACTCTTAAAAAGACAGTAGCTGATTTCAATAAAGCTGTTCGTGGAGAAATGAAAGATCCATTCAGAGAAAAACCTACTAAAAAAGAATTTAAAGCTGAAGGCCCTTACTATGGTGTACAAGTTGAATCTGCTATTCATATGACAAAAGGTGGAGTTGCTGCTAATGAAAAAGCTGAAGTACTTCATAAAGATGGTCATGTAGTAAAAGGACTTTATGCTGCTGGTGAGGTTACTAATACAACTGGCGCTTACAGTGCTGCTGTTGTGTTTGGACGTATCGCAGGACAGGAAGCTGCTAAATATATCAACAAATAA
- a CDS encoding FAD-binding protein, with translation MKKLFTIVLFLIISTFIFATVTTSGIGDGFSGKIKVDVLTNGEKIEDIKLVSDSETSHIISRAFPILKERILKAQSPVVDSVSGASYTSFGVKKAVAEALKANGKDFGRIRFNTKAPEQPAANLEAVNTDLVIIGGGPAGLAAAISAREAGLKNIILIEKLDILSGNGKYDMNFYDLINSEAQKARGINDTVESLIADNSNPLDTPERIKAQAEGAFVLDKWLRSFGVKLNYNYGKRGHMAESNAYAGAHVQDGMENKVKELGIDVRTGTKGLDLIMKDGKAAGVKVQNGNNFYDINAKAVILATGGFSANKELLKKYVPGSEVFQTSNQIGATGDFIPVFEKNNIKTANLEVLNIFPFIIRQTRDLTGGGDGFILVNKEGKRFTSESITYATRFSTAQKILDQTDSAAFYIYDQKLYDSSFRLQKHTAQGLHLKADTLDELADKLGIDKNNLKSTVEEFNKAVRGEIKDPFREKPTKKEFMSEGPYYGVQVESAIHMTRGGVVADEKTQVLYDNGNIVNGLYAAGEVANSNSGAYSAAVIFGRIAGQEAAKYINK, from the coding sequence ATGAAAAAACTATTTACAATTGTATTATTTTTAATTATCAGTACTTTTATATTTGCAACTGTAACTACATCTGGGATTGGAGATGGATTTTCTGGTAAAATCAAAGTTGATGTTTTAACAAATGGGGAAAAAATAGAGGATATCAAACTTGTTTCAGATTCTGAAACTTCTCATATAATATCAAGAGCTTTCCCTATATTGAAAGAAAGAATTTTAAAAGCTCAATCACCTGTTGTTGACAGTGTGTCTGGTGCTTCTTACACTTCTTTTGGAGTTAAAAAAGCTGTTGCTGAGGCCCTTAAAGCTAATGGAAAAGATTTTGGAAGAATCAGATTCAATACTAAAGCACCTGAACAGCCAGCTGCTAACCTTGAAGCTGTAAACACTGATCTTGTAATCATTGGTGGGGGACCTGCTGGATTAGCTGCTGCTATATCTGCCAGAGAAGCTGGATTGAAAAATATTATTCTTATTGAAAAATTAGATATTCTTAGTGGTAATGGAAAATATGATATGAATTTCTATGATCTTATTAATTCAGAAGCCCAAAAAGCAAGAGGAATAAACGATACTGTTGAATCTCTTATTGCTGACAACAGCAACCCTCTTGATACTCCTGAAAGAATAAAAGCTCAGGCTGAAGGAGCATTTGTTTTGGATAAATGGCTGAGAAGCTTTGGGGTAAAATTAAACTATAATTATGGAAAAAGAGGACATATGGCAGAATCTAATGCTTATGCTGGGGCTCATGTACAAGATGGTATGGAGAACAAAGTAAAAGAATTAGGTATAGATGTTCGTACTGGTACAAAGGGACTTGATCTTATTATGAAAGATGGAAAAGCTGCTGGTGTTAAAGTACAGAATGGAAATAACTTCTATGATATTAATGCTAAAGCCGTTATCCTTGCTACTGGAGGATTCTCTGCCAACAAAGAACTTCTTAAAAAATATGTTCCTGGGTCAGAAGTTTTCCAAACTTCAAATCAAATTGGAGCTACTGGAGATTTCATCCCTGTATTTGAAAAAAATAATATAAAAACTGCTAATCTTGAAGTTTTAAATATATTCCCATTCATTATCAGACAAACTAGAGATTTGACTGGTGGTGGAGATGGATTTATTCTTGTAAATAAAGAAGGTAAAAGATTTACAAGTGAAAGTATTACTTATGCTACAAGATTCAGTACTGCACAAAAAATTCTTGATCAGACTGATTCTGCTGCTTTCTATATTTATGACCAAAAATTGTATGATTCAAGTTTCCGTCTTCAAAAGCATACAGCTCAAGGACTTCATCTAAAAGCTGATACCCTTGATGAATTAGCTGATAAATTAGGAATAGATAAGAATAATCTTAAATCAACTGTTGAGGAATTCAATAAAGCAGTTCGTGGTGAAATCAAAGATCCATTCAGAGAAAAACCTACTAAAAAAGAATTTATGAGTGAAGGGCCTTACTATGGTGTTCAAGTTGAATCTGCTATCCATATGACTAGAGGTGGAGTTGTTGCTGATGAAAAAACTCAGGTTCTTTATGACAATGGTAATATAGTAAATGGACTTTATGCTGCTGGAGAAGTTGCCAATAGCAACTCTGGTGCTTACAGTGCTGCTGTAATCTTTGGTAGAATTGCAGGGCAGGAAGCTGCAAAATATATTAACAAATAA
- a CDS encoding FAD-binding protein yields MIYDIVVIGGGPAGSVFSKFIDSKYKVLLLDRRDYEDENNKVIKCCGGLLAHEAQAALSGLGYSLSKDVLVSPQVFNVQVIDYDNNLRKKYYKNYLNFDREKFDSFLLSQRAAHVELIKGALFIDYSEDENGIYTVIYRMGTDIKKVKTKMIISAEGANSLVRKNIDRDSKNNYIAIQRVYKMKEDFSYHMAIFDKNINNYYSWMVPKGEELILGTIMKKGKDCWDRFHKLEQRVKSEGINLDDVIRDEGTFIKVPKWNEYFMGKDRIALIGEAAGLISSSSSEGISYALISGYYLADSINKKGLKNGLTDYYKRTGSMRTKLNLKVLKGKLMYNPFIRKFIIMSGIFSNKDYIK; encoded by the coding sequence ATGATATATGATATAGTAGTGATTGGGGGAGGCCCAGCAGGGAGTGTTTTTTCAAAATTTATTGACAGTAAATACAAAGTTCTTCTTCTGGATAGAAGAGATTATGAAGATGAAAATAATAAGGTTATAAAATGCTGTGGGGGACTTCTGGCACATGAGGCCCAGGCTGCTTTATCAGGATTGGGTTATTCTTTATCTAAAGATGTACTGGTATCACCACAGGTATTCAATGTACAGGTAATAGATTATGATAATAATCTTAGAAAAAAATACTATAAAAACTATCTGAACTTTGATAGAGAAAAATTTGACAGTTTTCTTTTATCTCAGAGAGCAGCTCATGTAGAGCTTATAAAAGGAGCTTTATTTATAGATTATTCTGAAGATGAAAATGGAATATACACTGTGATATACAGAATGGGTACGGATATCAAAAAAGTAAAAACTAAGATGATAATAAGTGCTGAAGGAGCCAATTCTTTAGTCAGAAAAAATATAGATAGAGATTCTAAAAATAACTACATAGCTATTCAAAGAGTATACAAGATGAAAGAAGATTTTTCATATCATATGGCTATATTTGATAAAAATATAAATAATTACTATTCATGGATGGTACCTAAAGGAGAAGAACTTATCTTGGGAACTATTATGAAAAAAGGCAAGGACTGTTGGGATAGATTTCATAAGCTGGAGCAAAGAGTCAAATCAGAGGGAATTAATTTAGATGATGTAATTAGAGATGAGGGAACTTTTATAAAAGTACCTAAATGGAATGAATATTTTATGGGAAAAGACAGAATAGCTCTCATAGGAGAAGCAGCAGGGCTTATAAGTTCAAGTTCTTCAGAGGGGATAAGCTACGCTCTTATCAGTGGATATTATCTGGCAGATTCTATAAATAAAAAAGGTTTAAAAAATGGACTCACAGATTATTATAAAAGAACTGGAAGTATGAGAACAAAATTGAATCTAAAAGTTTTGAAAGGAAAGTTGATGTACAATCCTTTTATCAGAAAGTTTATAATAATGTCAGGAATTTTTTCAAATAAAGATTATATAAAATAA
- a CDS encoding DAK2 domain-containing protein has translation MSKLKINREDIKKMFLTSCELLKANADELSEIDSKFGDGDHGITIVKIANAIEKDIENWDSGTSIKDFIDDLGMSAMGVNGGSAGPLWGSWISGLAIGIPEGAEELDEQIIKDMFAASLEEMNDVSGAKVGDKTMMDTFIPAVEAIAASDSDIKGMFKEAAAAAEQGCEDTKNYISKYGRAKSYKEKTLGFKDAGAVSMNLLFQGFAKSFE, from the coding sequence GTGTCAAAATTGAAGATTAATAGAGAAGATATTAAAAAAATGTTTCTGACATCATGTGAGCTTTTAAAAGCCAATGCTGATGAATTGTCTGAGATTGATTCTAAGTTTGGTGATGGAGATCATGGAATAACTATTGTAAAGATAGCAAATGCTATAGAAAAAGATATAGAAAACTGGGATTCAGGAACAAGTATAAAAGATTTTATAGATGACCTTGGAATGAGTGCCATGGGAGTAAATGGCGGATCAGCAGGACCTCTTTGGGGAAGCTGGATATCTGGATTGGCTATTGGTATTCCAGAGGGAGCAGAAGAACTGGATGAACAAATTATAAAAGATATGTTTGCAGCTTCATTGGAAGAGATGAATGATGTATCTGGAGCAAAAGTTGGGGATAAGACTATGATGGATACATTTATACCAGCAGTGGAAGCTATTGCAGCTTCTGATTCAGATATCAAAGGAATGTTTAAAGAAGCAGCCGCCGCTGCAGAACAGGGATGTGAAGATACTAAGAATTACATCTCAAAATATGGAAGAGCTAAAAGTTATAAAGAAAAAACTCTTGGGTTTAAAGATGCAGGAGCGGTTTCAATGAATCTTTTATTCCAGGGATTTGCAAAAAGTTTTGAATAA